The proteins below come from a single Oscillospiraceae bacterium genomic window:
- a CDS encoding cupin domain-containing protein, which translates to MKLPEKKQRWVLHEDTLPQPAGAGVTRRVLAYTDGLMCVENTFEKGAVGALHHHPHTQITYVVSGAFEFTVDGVTRTVHKGDTILKEDGVEHGCVCTEAGILLDIFTPMREDFVK; encoded by the coding sequence ATGAAATTGCCGGAAAAGAAACAGCGCTGGGTCCTGCATGAGGACACTCTGCCGCAGCCCGCAGGCGCGGGCGTCACCCGCCGGGTGCTGGCCTATACAGACGGCCTGATGTGCGTGGAGAACACCTTTGAAAAGGGTGCGGTCGGCGCACTGCACCACCACCCCCACACCCAGATCACCTATGTGGTCTCCGGTGCCTTCGAGTTCACGGTGGACGGTGTGACCCGTACCGTCCACAAGGGCGACACCATCCTCAAGGAGGACGGCGTGGAGCATGGCTGCGTCTGCACCGAAGCGGGCATCCTGCTGGATATCTTCACCCCCATGCGGGAGGATTTTGTCAAGTGA